From the Lathyrus oleraceus cultivar Zhongwan6 chromosome 4, CAAS_Psat_ZW6_1.0, whole genome shotgun sequence genome, one window contains:
- the LOC127137599 gene encoding uncharacterized protein LOC127137599, which yields MATCEPIFKLLRKNQSIVWNNDCQATFYKIKKYLLEPPILIPPVPGRPLIMYLTVLDESMGCILGQHDDTGKKEHAIYYLSKKFTECETRYSLLEKSCCALTWATQRLRQYMICHTTLLISKMDPIKYIFEKPVVTGRISWWQMLLTEYDIQYVAQKAIKGSVLSDYLAHLPVEGYQPLRFDFPDEDIMFIRDFTMPGFEVSPEEGPEPGSQWTLVFDGASNARGHGIGVIITSPTGFHLPFTARLCFDCTNNMAEYEACIYGLEAAIDLRIKILEVFGDSALVISQVKGDWETRDIKLIPYNEDIRKLIPYFGEISFHHISREENQLADLLATLASMFKFKWKNEAPFIQIDQLDEPAHYIAIEVDPDDKPWFYDIKTFMEK from the coding sequence ATGGCTACctgcgaaccgatattcaaattgttgagaaaaaaCCAGTCGATTGTATGGAACAACGATTGCCAAGCGACATTCtataaaataaaaaagtacttgCTAGAACCACCAATCTTGATACCACCGGTTCCTGGTAGACCCCTCATTATGTATCTCACGGtactcgatgaatccatgggttgCATTTTGGGTCAACACGACGACACAGGCAAGAAAGAACATGCCATATACTATctcagcaagaaattcactgaatgTGAGACTCGATACTCACTTTTGGAGAAAAGTTGTTGTGCTTTGACTTGGGCTACTCAACGCCTGAGGCAATATATGATTTGTCACACTACTTTAttaatatccaagatggatccgataAAGTATATATTCGAAAAGCCTGTTGTTACTGGTAGAATTTCCTGGTGGCAAATGTTGTTAACCGAGTACGATATACAGTATGTGGCCCAGAAAGCAATAAAAGGGAGTGTTCTGTCTGACTATCTCGCTCACCTGCCTGTCGAAGGTTACCAACCGTTGAGGTTCGactttccagatgaagacatcatgtttatCAGAGACTTCACTATGCCAGGCTTCGAGGTAAGCCCTGAGGAAGGCCCCGAACCAGGATCGCaatggacgctcgtgttcgacgGTGCTTCTAATGCTCGAGGCCATGGTATAGGTGTTATTATCACTTCTCCAACTGGTTTCCACCTTCCGTTTACCGCTAGATTGTGTTTTgactgcaccaacaatatggcagaatatgaggcATGTATCTACGGTTTAGAGGCGGCAATCGACTTGAGGATCAAGATTCTTGAGGTATTTGGTGATTCAGCTCTAGTAATTAGTCAGGTGAAAGGCGATTGGGAAACTCGGGATATCAAGCTGATACCTTATAATGAGGACATCAGAAAACTGATACCCTATTTTGGTGAAATCTCTTTTCATCATATTTCTAGGGAGGAAAATCAGTTGGCAGACCTTCTAGCCACGTTGGCATCTatgttcaaattcaaatggaagaatgaagcaccatTCATCCAGATTGACCAgttagatgaaccagcacattATATAGCAATTGAGGTCGATCCTGACGATaagccttggttctatgacataaAAACATTTATGGAGAAATAA